CATGGTCGTCTGTATTGCCCTGAACATCGTCGCAGTGGAATGGTACGGCGAGAGCGAGTTCATTATGTCCTCTACAAAAgtgctcctcctgctcggcctcgtcttcctcacaTTCATCACCATGGTCGGCGGTAACCCTAAGCATGACGTCTACGGCTTCCGCAACTGGACCGACGGTGTCATGTACGAATATTACGGGTCCGGCAACACCGGCCGCTTCCTCGGGCTGTTCAACGTGATGGTCTACGCTGCATTCTCTCTCCCAGGGCCTGATATGCCCGCCCTTGCGGCCGGTGAGATTCAGAACCCTCGATACACTATTCCACGCGTGGTGAAAATGACGTTCTGGCGTATTGTCGGCTTCTACATCATCGGCACCCTTGCTGTCGGCACAATCTGCAACCCCAATGACCCGCGGCTCATCGGCGCCATCGAAGACGGCTCCGCCGGCTCCGCAGCCTCCCCTTGGGTTATCGGCATAGAGAACCTAGGCATTCATGGCCTGCCCGATCTTATCAACGCTCTTATCATGCTGTCCGGTTGGTCCTGCGGCAACGCCTTCGTCTACGTCTCCAGCCGCACGCTGTACTCGCTCGCGAAGGACGGGCAGGCCCCGCGCTTCCTCATTAAATGCACCAAAGCCGGAGTGCCGATATATTGCGTCGCCGTCGTATCCCTCATCACCTGCATCACATTCCTTGCGTGTGCTAACTCCACCGTCACCGTCTTCAACTGGTTCATTGACCTCACCACCTCCGGCTTGATTGTCACATACACCTGCATGATTGTTGTCTTCCTCTGCTGGTACCGGGCCCTCCGCGCCCAAGGAATCGACCGCAAGACTTACCTCCCCTGGGTGGCGCCGCTGATGCCATACTGGGCCATCCTTGCAttcctcgtcggcttcgCGGTCACCGTCTTTAATGGGTTTACCGTATTTTCGCCCTGGAGCACACAGGGGTTCGTCACCAGTTACTTTGCCATTGGTTTCTTTGTCGTGATGTTTGCCTTCTGGAAAACCTGGCATCGGACGAGCTTTGTGAAGCCCGCCGAAGCGGATATCTACTCTGGTAAAGCCGAGGTTGATGCGGAGTGTAGGATttgggaagatggaggcGTCGAAGAGCTGAGAAGGGCCGAGTTAGCGAGAATGCATTGGGCGAGAAGGTGGTGGGAGAAGATGTGGTAGATATTCTGCTTGTATTATACTGTTAGATCTTCTCGTCATGTACTTCAAATAGTCTATGAACAACTTTGAACAATATACATTTATCAACTTTGACATGTAGATATGGAACGTCAAGT
This sequence is a window from Aspergillus nidulans FGSC A4 chromosome IV. Protein-coding genes within it:
- a CDS encoding uncharacterized protein (transcript_id=CADANIAT00000202), which gives rise to MEKKFPSVKDDPVASAEGTIVPHNTTKRGLSSRHLQLMAIGGSIGTGLFVGIGQYLRESGPLSVVLGYLLYGLLFIWPCYLCVGEMCAYLPIPGSIFELAARYVDPAFSFAMGWVYFYACVMLVCVEYSSVATVIQYWNTDVNPAVWIAIVMVVCIALNIVAVEWYGESEFIMSSTKVLLLLGLVFLTFITMVGGNPKHDVYGFRNWTDGVMYEYYGSGNTGRFLGLFNVMVYAAFSLPGPDMPALAAGEIQNPRYTIPRVVKMTFWRIVGFYIIGTLAVGTICNPNDPRLIGAIEDGSAGSAASPWVIGIENLGIHGLPDLINALIMLSGWSCGNAFVYVSSRTLYSLAKDGQAPRFLIKCTKAGVPIYCVAVVSLITCITFLACANSTVTVFNWFIDLTTSGLIVTYTCMIVVFLCWYRALRAQGIDRKTYLPWVAPLMPYWAILAFLVGFAVTVFNGFTVFSPWSTQGFVTSYFAIGFFVVMFAFWKTWHRTSFVKPAEADIYSGKAEVDAECRIWEDGGVEELRRAELARMHWARRWWEKMW